A single Diceros bicornis minor isolate mBicDic1 chromosome 7, mDicBic1.mat.cur, whole genome shotgun sequence DNA region contains:
- the LOC131407955 gene encoding RNA polymerase II subunit A C-terminal domain phosphatase SSU72 like protein 3-like has product MSSSPLRVAVVCMSNMNRSMEAHGILRKNGFRVRSFGTGSRVRLPGSAPNLPVVYDFSTTYKQMYNDLLRKDRQRYTKNGILHILGRNERIKPRPERFQECSDAFDVIFTCGESVYDRVVEDLCAREQETFQPVHVINVDIQDTLEDATLGALLICELCQCLQQADDMEDSLDKLLLAVEEKRGKSFLHTVCFY; this is encoded by the coding sequence ATGTCCTCCTCCCCGCTCAGGGTGGCTGTGGTGTGTATGAGCAACATGAACAGGAGCATGGAAGCCCACGGCATCCTCAGGAAAAACGGCTTCAGGGTCCGGTCTTTCGGAACTGGATCTCGTGTGAGGCTCCCAGGATCGGCGCCCAATCTTCCCGTGGTTTACGATTTCTCAACCACATACAAGCAGATGTACAACGACCTTCTCAGGAAAGACAGACAACGCTATACCAAGAATGGAATCTTACACATCCTGGGAAGAAATGAGCGAATCAAGCCCCGGCCAGAAAGATTTCAAGAGTGCAGCGATGCCTTCGATGTCATCTTTACCTGTGGGGAGAGCGTCTACGACCGAGTGGTGGAAGACCTGTGTGCCAGAGAGCAGGAGACCTTCCAGCCCGTGCACGTGATCAACGTGGACATCCAAGACACCCTGGAGGACGCCACCCTTGGAGCCCTGCTCATCTGTGAGCTCTGCCAGTGCCTCCAGCAGGCGGACGACATGGAGGACAGTCTGGATAAGCTGCTGCTGGCAgtggaggagaaaagaggaaagagcttTCTTCACACGGTCTGCTTCTACTGA